AGGCCGATAACGGTGTATCTCATAACGGTATATTCAGGTTAGCGGGATTTTGACGGATGGATAGCGGTAATGCCGCGGGGTGGGGGTGCCGGCCAGGGCGATGAGGAAGGCGAAAAGCCCCACGCGGCCGGCGAGCATGTTGATGATAAGCAGGTATTTGGAAGGGTCGCCCAGATGGGGCGTGATGCCCCGCGACACGCCTACCGTAGCAAAAGCGCTGCAATTTTCAAAGAAGATATCCAGGGAGCTCAGAGCTGGCTCCAGGCTGCAGATCAGAATGGTAAAACAACCGATCCACGCGCAGGACACCACCACGGTGATCACGCATCGCGCGACGGTCCGCTGGTCGATGCGGCGCCGGAAAAACTCCACATGCTCCCTGCCTTGGAGAATGCGCAGGATTTCGGCCCCCGCAATGGCGCAGGTGGTGGTGCGCATGCCCCCTGCGGTGCCTCCGGGGCTGCCGCCCACGACCATCAGTCCGCACATGATCAGGCTGGCGGCAGGCAGGTAGCGGCTGTAATCGCTGATGTTGAATCCGGCCGTGCGCGCCGTCACGCTGTCGAAAAGGCAATTCCAGAAATGCTGGGCCAGTGGTTCGGAGGCATGTGGGGCGGATACAGTGAAAATCGCCAGTGTTCCTCCGACCAGAAGAATGCCGGTGGTGATCATCACCAGCCTGAAATAGGGAGTCCATTGCATGCGCAGGCGGCGGTGCCTGGCCGTAAAGCGGTTGACCAGCCGGGCGTAGAGTTCCTTGTAAATGCCGAATCCCAGGCCGCCGCAGGCAATCAGGGTCATGATGACCGCCTGCCCGGTGTGGCACAGGCGGATACCCGGTTCCATCAAATTCATCGGGAACGTGGAAAACCCCGCGTTGCAGAAGGCGGAAACGGAATGGAAAAGGGAATGCCACCACAGCGGTTCCCCCATCAGGTTGATGTCCTTCCCCTCCCAGGAAAAATAGAGCAGTACGGCTCCGCACAATTCGATAAGCAGAGTGCTGGCGATGATGGTGGTGATGAAGGAAACCACGGAACCCAGGTTCCCCTCGTCCAGCAGGTCCGTCAGCAGCACTCGGTCGCGCAGGGAAAAGCCCTGTCCGGCCACCATGGCCACAAAATAAGCGAAAGTCATGATGCCGAACCCCCCGATCTGGATCAGCGCCAGCACGAACATTTCCCCTAACGGCGTAAACACGTTGGCAAAGTCAACTACGTTCAGCCCCGTAACGCAAACGGCGCTGGTGCTGGTGAACAGGGCGTCCGTAAAGCCCAAGGTAATGCCGGGATAGGTGGAATTGGGGAGCAGAAGCAATCCGGTCCCGGCCAGAATGACTATTCCCAGGGAGGCGACGAACTGCATGGCCGGAGCCATCAGCGGCTTTCCGTGTTTCTGCTTGCGCAGCAGCCATTCGAAAATTCTGGTCAGGGACATCAATGTGGGAATGGCGATCAGGCCCGCCGTGATGACCAGACGGGACAGCTCCGTAAAACGCATGAAATTGTCTTCCTGCTGCTCCCGCGCGATCAGGGCGAAAATAAGCAGGCAGCTGACAATCTGGAAAACAAGCAGCCGCGGCCGCGGCCGGTTGATCTCTTTCCGGAAGTAGGAACCCAAGACGCCCGTCAAGTGCCCGAAAGTGGCCACGGCGGCAATCAGGCGCGCCCATTCGTGTTCCGCCCGGTCCAAAGGCCAGCCCAATTCCCAGATCACCGACCCCAGAAGGATGGCAATGCAGATGGCTGCAAGTTTGGTGAATCCCGAGCGCGTGGTTGTCATGGGTGAAATGCCTTGCGCGGAGTCTACCACCTGGACATGGAAAGAAAAGCTCTTAAGCCGTTTGCCGCTCCCCACCCGGGTTCCTTAGATTAATTTCGGGACCTATGCCGTGAATACGGCTGAGGGAAAAGACCGGCCTCTCGGGAAATTCCCGGCATGATCCGGAACGGTTCTGGAGAACTGGAATCCGTTCTTTTTGGGTAACTCGCGGGCAGATAAATATCCGGGAGAAAAAAATCACCCTCGGCGGCGCATGGTCAGCAGGGCCGCCATCCCCAGGAGTCCCAGCAGGGCTGAAGACGGCTCGGGAACGGAAAGCGTTACGATTCCTGTGGAAGTGTCGTAATCCAGCACATTCCAGCCATGGGCGGCGTCCGCCATGGAAAAATCTTGCGCGGAGGAAAGCCCTTTCAGGCTTCCCCCTGAAATGTCCATGATCTTGAATGACATGGTATCTGCGGCACTCACAATTCCGCTGATGTCCAGCGTCAATCCGTTCAGCAAATTCAAGGTTCCGCCCGTCATGATGATGGCGGCCAGCCCTTCGCCTCCCTCTACCAGGTTCATGGATGAAAGTTCCACGGTAAAGTTTCCCGCCGTCAGACCGTCGCCCGTTCCGACCGTCATGGAATTGCCGGCCAGGATGCGGGAACCGTCGGACAAGGTGAGTATTCCTGCCAGATGCTGGTTGGCCCAGACAACCTGGTGGGCGATTTCCACCCGTGCCGCCGTTCCCCAGTTCAGCACCTCTCCTCCGGCCAGGCGGATGATGTTGGAAACATTGTAATGGTTCAGGTTCAGCGTGCCTCCAACGTTGACTGCTGCCGTTCCATTGCCCAGGGCACCCTTGTTCCCCAGTTGCAGCGCGCCTCCGTTAACCTGAGTGCCTCCTTTATACGTATTGGCGTGGGCCAGCACCAACGTGTTGTTCGTGGTCTTGGCCAGCGTCCCTTTTCCAGAAATTTCACCGTCCAGGGTAAGAACCTTCCCGGCGGTATTGGAAGATCCGCCGAAAGAGGATACGGTACCTTCCTCCAGAATAAAACGGTTGTTCCATGTATTGCCCGCATTTTCCCAGCCGGCAAGAACGGTGGCGCCCTGCAGGGTCACCGTTCCGGTTCCCCATCCGGACCCCGCTGTCTGGGAACCGGCTCCGTTCATCGTCATTTCGACACCGGGGCCGATGGACCAGCTACCCGTGAAAGCGGGGGCGGTCGCGCTGAGATAGGTATTCACCTCCACCCGTGCCACGCCGGAAGGGCTTTCCACCAGCGTGGAATTGCAGATGGCGATGTCTCCGGTTCCCGTGATGAACGTGAGCTGGTGGTTGCCGGAGGAACCGCTTCCCCGGATGGACAGGGCGCTTCCTCCCGCAATGTCCCATTGCTGGGTGCCCTGAAGTTCCAGTACGGAGGCGATGGTCAGGTTTTTTCCGGCGGCGATGTCAATGCCGCCGCTCTCCAGGATCAAGTGGCCGTCCTGCATGGAGGGAGCGGAACTGCCATCAGCGGCTACCCCACGGATGGTGATGGTATTCAGGTATGTATCTTCAATCCTGATGCCGTAAAGCGTGGCGTTGATTCCGGCGGCTGAACTCACCATATTATCCTTGGCGGAGGAGGCTACGTCCCAGACGGCCACGCTGTCCGTCGGCAATTTGCCGTTCATCCAGGCATCCGTGGAGGAAAGGACGGCGTCGTAATTCCCGCTGCGGACCGTGCCCACGTCATAGCCGGCCAGTCTGGCCGCCTCATAGGCATACCGGGCTCCGATCGTAATCTGGGACTTTCCGTCGTAATGAACGCCCATGCTGTCGCCGGAGGTGATTTTGGCGAGGTCCCGTGTGGGAACCCAGCCCATCTGGTCGTTTGCCCGGGCCAGGGCCTCCTGCTGTTCACGGGTCGTTCCGGAGGAACCTTCATTGCCGTTGAATCCTCCGGTGACGTCTCCCGTTTCGGCATTGGTGACATTCGTTGTATTCCACTTGGCTTGTTCTCCCAGTATGGCTTGGTGCTCCGTCAACCGGGAGACATCCACCCCTTTCTGTGCCACATCCCTTTGCAAATTGTCCAGAAACGTTAACAAGGAATTGGTTGCATTATTGCTTTCGGCGGCTGTGTTGGATTCCCCCTGCAGGTACATCACGCCCATGATCTCCACCTTGTCGTAGTTATTGGCCAGGGCGTTTTCACAGGCCTTCCTGACGGTTTCCACGACCGCATTGTAGGCGTTCGTACCCTTGTTCCAATAGGAATTGCCTCCTCCGTCCAGGGAGGCTTTCACGATCCCCATGTCCGCATTGCCGGAGGACGGTCCGCCCAGGGACCATCCCTTGCGCTCCATCACGGCAGCGAACCCATACTCCGGCCCCATGCAGTTGTAAGAACTGGCGGCCGTTCCGCATACCTGGGGAGCGACGGAGCCCCAGGAGGAAGAGGGTGGAGGATTGTAATCCACGGAATTGCCCGTATTTTTGTTGAAATTGTTGTGCCAGAATTTGGTACTTCCGTCGGACTTGTACTGCTCCAGCAGCTCTGCGGACGCCGGGGAACCCTTGACGGCTCCCAGGGAATTGGATTGCCCTGTCAGGATATATAATTGGAGCGTTTTGGCTTCCGCCGCGCTGATTAAAGCCGCCGCCAGACAGGCGTACAGCAGGCTGCGGCAAAAGGGAGTCGGTTTCATTGTTGTTGTAGTTAGAAGGGTAAAAATGAAATCCGTTGGCAGCGCAACACGGTCAGCGGCTTTCAGGGAGTGGAAAAGCCGTGGCCTATTTCCTCCGGCGGTGCAGGAACAATGCGCCAAGTCCCACAAGGCCCAGAGAGGCGGTTGCCGGTTCCGGGACATTAATGATGGCGGCCAGGTCGTCCTGGGTTGCCGCTCCCTCCCAGAAGCTGATGCCGGATATCGTTGCGGCAGACTGGTATCCGGGAAGAGTAGCCCAGGAGCCGAGGTACAGCGTGTTCAAAGTTCCGGATTGTTTTTGGCTGGGCCAGGATAAGGCTTGAGCAAAGCCGTTTTGTGTAATAAACAGCGTGTAGGCACCCTCCGCCTGGACGGAAAGAGTCAGGGAAAAAGGATTGTTGAAGTCAATGGCTGTTCCGCTTAATCCGCTTCCGGGGCGGCCTGTACTGCTGCCGTTGTTGGCAATGCCAATCTTGTCTCCATTTTCGTAACGCCCTATCAGGGAATTGCTATTGGCTTCTCCTATGGAAGCGCAAAAAAGGGAATCCTGATTGTTGAGGTCCGTTGCCTTTTGAAAATTGATGTTGACAGTGTACCCGCTGCCTCCGGCCGCACCGGAAAGTCCCAGAGAAGATACGTCCAGCATCGTTTTCGTATTATTCGCAGGGTCGGTGGTGAAAGTCCCGTCGTCGTTTCGGATGGCATTGGCAAGTGACAGGGAGATAGATTTGGAACCCAGGTCGGAAACTGCGGTTTCTCCCTGTCCGAAATGGGAAAATCCGGAAACAAGAGTAACGGCCGCTTGTGCGGCGGAAATTGTGGCGGCGCTGATGATCAGCATAGAGAGTGTTTTCTTCATTGGCATAATGCTAGTTCGAGTTAAAAACATTTGCAAATAACGCTCCTCTTCCTCTATCGGATTATAAATCCGGTTTCTTCCGAGTATGAATTAGACTTGATACAAGTCCGAGAAAGTTTGGAAAGAGGAGAAATTAAAAAATACCAGGTGCAATTCAATGATCTTATTTTCAATAGATTAAAATATATAATATATTGATTGTTAATTTTTCTTATTGTTTGCGGATTTATAATCCGGAAGTACTTGTTTCATGAAGGGAGATAATTTAATGGAAAATGCGTTAATACATAATATTATTTGTTGAAATACAATGTACATTTTACAGAAATGAAGGAATTCGTCGGAAGGGAAGAAAAAGATCTTGGGTAGAAAAAACGGCACACTCCTTTTTGAAAACATCCTGAATCAAGCCGCACTTTAGGCTTTTCCTTTGCTGGCGGGAATGGCTTGATAAGACCGTGCTGGCTAAAAGAATCATTCCGTGTCTGGACGTGACGGACGGCAGGGTCGTCAAGGGAACCAATTTCGTCAATTTGAGGGATGCCGGGGACCCGGTGGAATGCGCCAGGGCGTACGACGCCCAGCAGGCGGACGAGCTCGTTTTTCTGGACATCACTGCTTCTTCCGACGGCCGCGCTACCATGGTGGACGTCGTGCGCCGCACGGCTGCATGCTGTTTCATGCCGCTGACGGTAGGCGGCGGTATCCGTTCCGTGGAGGACATGCGGGAAATGCTCTTGGCCGGGGCGGACAAGGTTTCCCTGAATACGGCGGCCATCAACCGTCCGGCTTTGATTAACGAAGGGGCGGCGGCATTCGGCAGCCAGTGCATCGTCGTCGCGATTGACGCCAAAAGGCAGGCACCCGGCAAGTGGGGCGTTTCTACCCACGGCGGCCGGAAATTCGTGGGACTGGATGCGGTGGAATGGGCCATGGAGGCGGAACGCCGCGGCGCCGGGGAAATACTGCTCACCAGCATGGATGCGGACGGCGCCAAAACCGGGTATGACATTGAACTGACCCGCGCCGTCAGCGAGGCGGTGCGCATTCCCGTGATCGCCAGCGGCGGAGCGGGCAATCTGGACCACATGGTGGAAGTGCTCATGGAGGGAAAGGCGGACGCCGTACTGGCGGCCTCCATCTTCCACTTCGGCGAGTATACGGTACCGGAAGCCAAAACCTACTTTGCCTCCAGGGGGATTCCGGTGCGACCCTTGGCGGAGTAGTGCGGATGTTCTTTTTTCTTGAGAGAAAATGGAATTCCGGTACGTAATGTACGCATGCGCCACCTTTTTTTTCCTCTGTGCTCAGTTATTGCGTTAGCATCTGTTGTTCAAGCCCAGTCGCCGGACAGGCACCCCCTGTACGAACCCGCCCTGGTTTCCGCCGGAGCGGCGGGTGATGCGGGCAATTTGTTTGCCGGAGCCAAAGTCACCGCTTCCGGACATTACGGCAATGACCGTCCGGAACTGGCCGTGGACGGGCAGGCGAACAACGCCGGCAAATACTGGGGCTGTGAAGGTGTTCCCGTCTGGCTTCAGGTAGACATGGGGAAGCCCCGCACGCTTTCCGCCCTGCATGTCTGGCCGTATTGGGAGGGGGGTCGCATTTACAAGTACAAGATAGAAGGTTCGGAGGATGGCAAGAACTGGAAGATGCTGGCGGACCAGTCATCCAACAGCATTGCAGCCACTTCGGAGGGCGTACCCTTCAAATTCAATCCCCAGACGGTCCGGTACGTCAAAATCACCTTCTTGGGCAACAGCGCCGGCAATGACAAGGGAGGGCATTTGGTGGAAATCAAGGGTTACGGTCCTGATGCCGCTCTGAATCTGCAGGCCGCAGCGGTGAAGGACTATGACCGTATTCCATGGAGCGGCGCTCCCAGGCAGGAAATGCTTCAGGATGCCGTGCGCCTGTCCGGATGGAGGGGCGAACGTGCCGCCGGCCAAATTGCCGTTTGGTCTTCCCAGGTGCAGCCCCAGTTGTCCGCCTCCTGCGCCGGAGTAAAAAACGCTGCCGGGCAGGTTATTCCCGTCCGGACCACCATGATACGCTATACCAAGGGCGGCAACAGGATCATTTCTGATATTATCGGCAGTGAAAACGGCTGTGACCTGCAGGCGGGAGGCGTCCGGCCCGTCTGGGTGGAAGTCAATATCCCCCCGTCCGCCAAACCCGGCGTGTACAAGGGAAAAGTAGTGGTTTCCGCTGAAAGCGGCTCTCCAGTGAGCGTTCCCGTAACTCTGGAAGTGGCTCCGGAATTTCTGCCTGCTCCCTCCAACTGGCAGGTTCATCTGGACCTTTGGCAGCATCCGCAGGCTGTGGCCCGCTGGCATGATGTGGAGCCGTGGTCCCCGGAACATTTCGCGCTGATGAAGCCGGTGATGAAAAGGCTGGCGGACGCCGGGCAGAAGGCCATTACCTGTTCCCTCATTGATGAAGCCTGGAACGCCCAGACTTACGACTGGTTCCCCCCCATGATCGAATGGATCAAGGGCAGGAACGGAACCATGCGCTGGAACTATGCCAACTTTGACAAATGGGTTTCCTTCATGATCAACGAGGTGGGCATCAAGGGGCAGATATCCTGCTATACCATGATTCCGTGGAACATGAAAATCCGTTATCTGGATGAAGCTACCGGAAAATACAAGTTCCTGGACCTCAAACCGAACGATCCTTCCTACGAAGCCATCTGGGGACCTTTCCTCACGGATTTCCGCAAGCACGTCAAAAGCAAAGGCTGGCTGGACAAAACCTGCATCGGGCTGGATGAACGGCC
This genomic stretch from Akkermansia biwaensis harbors:
- a CDS encoding TrkH family potassium uptake protein — protein: MTTTRSGFTKLAAICIAILLGSVIWELGWPLDRAEHEWARLIAAVATFGHLTGVLGSYFRKEINRPRPRLLVFQIVSCLLIFALIAREQQEDNFMRFTELSRLVITAGLIAIPTLMSLTRIFEWLLRKQKHGKPLMAPAMQFVASLGIVILAGTGLLLLPNSTYPGITLGFTDALFTSTSAVCVTGLNVVDFANVFTPLGEMFVLALIQIGGFGIMTFAYFVAMVAGQGFSLRDRVLLTDLLDEGNLGSVVSFITTIIASTLLIELCGAVLLYFSWEGKDINLMGEPLWWHSLFHSVSAFCNAGFSTFPMNLMEPGIRLCHTGQAVIMTLIACGGLGFGIYKELYARLVNRFTARHRRLRMQWTPYFRLVMITTGILLVGGTLAIFTVSAPHASEPLAQHFWNCLFDSVTARTAGFNISDYSRYLPAASLIMCGLMVVGGSPGGTAGGMRTTTCAIAGAEILRILQGREHVEFFRRRIDQRTVARCVITVVVSCAWIGCFTILICSLEPALSSLDIFFENCSAFATVGVSRGITPHLGDPSKYLLIINMLAGRVGLFAFLIALAGTPTPRHYRYPSVKIPLT
- a CDS encoding sialate O-acetylesterase; protein product: MKPTPFCRSLLYACLAAALISAAEAKTLQLYILTGQSNSLGAVKGSPASAELLEQYKSDGSTKFWHNNFNKNTGNSVDYNPPPSSSWGSVAPQVCGTAASSYNCMGPEYGFAAVMERKGWSLGGPSSGNADMGIVKASLDGGGNSYWNKGTNAYNAVVETVRKACENALANNYDKVEIMGVMYLQGESNTAAESNNATNSLLTFLDNLQRDVAQKGVDVSRLTEHQAILGEQAKWNTTNVTNAETGDVTGGFNGNEGSSGTTREQQEALARANDQMGWVPTRDLAKITSGDSMGVHYDGKSQITIGARYAYEAARLAGYDVGTVRSGNYDAVLSSTDAWMNGKLPTDSVAVWDVASSAKDNMVSSAAGINATLYGIRIEDTYLNTITIRGVAADGSSAPSMQDGHLILESGGIDIAAGKNLTIASVLELQGTQQWDIAGGSALSIRGSGSSGNHQLTFITGTGDIAICNSTLVESPSGVARVEVNTYLSATAPAFTGSWSIGPGVEMTMNGAGSQTAGSGWGTGTVTLQGATVLAGWENAGNTWNNRFILEEGTVSSFGGSSNTAGKVLTLDGEISGKGTLAKTTNNTLVLAHANTYKGGTQVNGGALQLGNKGALGNGTAAVNVGGTLNLNHYNVSNIIRLAGGEVLNWGTAARVEIAHQVVWANQHLAGILTLSDGSRILAGNSMTVGTGDGLTAGNFTVELSSMNLVEGGEGLAAIIMTGGTLNLLNGLTLDISGIVSAADTMSFKIMDISGGSLKGLSSAQDFSMADAAHGWNVLDYDTSTGIVTLSVPEPSSALLGLLGMAALLTMRRRG
- a CDS encoding PEP-CTERM sorting domain-containing protein yields the protein MKKTLSMLIISAATISAAQAAVTLVSGFSHFGQGETAVSDLGSKSISLSLANAIRNDDGTFTTDPANNTKTMLDVSSLGLSGAAGGSGYTVNINFQKATDLNNQDSLFCASIGEANSNSLIGRYENGDKIGIANNGSSTGRPGSGLSGTAIDFNNPFSLTLSVQAEGAYTLFITQNGFAQALSWPSQKQSGTLNTLYLGSWATLPGYQSAATISGISFWEGAATQDDLAAIINVPEPATASLGLVGLGALFLHRRRK
- the hisF gene encoding imidazole glycerol phosphate synthase subunit HisF; translation: MLAKRIIPCLDVTDGRVVKGTNFVNLRDAGDPVECARAYDAQQADELVFLDITASSDGRATMVDVVRRTAACCFMPLTVGGGIRSVEDMREMLLAGADKVSLNTAAINRPALINEGAAAFGSQCIVVAIDAKRQAPGKWGVSTHGGRKFVGLDAVEWAMEAERRGAGEILLTSMDADGAKTGYDIELTRAVSEAVRIPVIASGGAGNLDHMVEVLMEGKADAVLAASIFHFGEYTVPEAKTYFASRGIPVRPLAE
- a CDS encoding glycoside hydrolase domain-containing protein, which produces MRHLFFPLCSVIALASVVQAQSPDRHPLYEPALVSAGAAGDAGNLFAGAKVTASGHYGNDRPELAVDGQANNAGKYWGCEGVPVWLQVDMGKPRTLSALHVWPYWEGGRIYKYKIEGSEDGKNWKMLADQSSNSIAATSEGVPFKFNPQTVRYVKITFLGNSAGNDKGGHLVEIKGYGPDAALNLQAAAVKDYDRIPWSGAPRQEMLQDAVRLSGWRGERAAGQIAVWSSQVQPQLSASCAGVKNAAGQVIPVRTTMIRYTKGGNRIISDIIGSENGCDLQAGGVRPVWVEVNIPPSAKPGVYKGKVVVSAESGSPVSVPVTLEVAPEFLPAPSNWQVHLDLWQHPQAVARWHDVEPWSPEHFALMKPVMKRLADAGQKAITCSLIDEAWNAQTYDWFPPMIEWIKGRNGTMRWNYANFDKWVSFMINEVGIKGQISCYTMIPWNMKIRYLDEATGKYKFLDLKPNDPSYEAIWGPFLTDFRKHVKSKGWLDKTCIGLDERPDAMVKAAKNVLDKYAPEFKIVSAVNRPTAMTRDVYDVSPVIDHAGTVTGDLLAQRKKEGKKTTFYVCVYPKKPNTFTVSPLAEAEWLPLFAAANHLDGFLRWAYNSWNRNPFEKTDFGNWPAGDCYLVYPGNLSSLRFEKLRDGLEEFEKVNILRSRAAKNPKAKAAVARMDEELSKLFTVEKSRGDSHEDDVRKAREIIRKTAEATR